Proteins encoded in a region of the Novibacillus thermophilus genome:
- a CDS encoding valine--tRNA ligase yields MSGKQAERIERTNLPKTYDPKVTEDKWYSYWLENGLFKAKGKSEKGKFSIVIPPPNVTGMLHIGHALDFTLQDILIRFKRMQGYDTLWLPGTDHAGIATQAKVEAKLKEEGFSRHDLGREKFLEKTWEWKDHYARIIRDQWRKMGLSLDYSRERFTMDEGLSKAVREVFVRLYEKGFIYRGQYIINWDPETRTALSDIEVEYKEVTGALYHMKYPLKDGSGHITVATTRPETMLGDTGVAVHPEDERYRDLVGKTVVLPVVGREIPIVADDYVDPSFGSGAVKITPAHDPNDFEIGKRHGLPQVLVMDESGTMNENAGPYKGMDRFQCRKQIVSDLQEEGVLFRIEEHVHSVGHSQRSGAVVEPYLSTQWFVKMQPLAELAVKKQKSGEGVRFVPERFEKIYLHWIENVRDWCISRQLWWGHRIPAWYCDSCGETTVSREDVTRCAHCGSEQIQQDEDVLDTWFSSALWPFSTMGWPEETSDLKRYFPTDVLVTGYDIIYFWVARMIFTSLEFTGDIPFRDVLIHGLVRDAEGRKMSKSLGNGVDPLDVIDRYGADAMRYMLSTGITPGQDLRFHWERVEMARNFANKIWNASRFTLMNIEGFSADDVDLSGPLSTADKWMLHRLTETAREVTRQLDRYEFGEAGRTLYTFIWDEFCDWYIELAKLPLYGDDRDAKRTTQSVLTYVLDRTLRLLHPFMPFITEEIWQHLPTKGISISVSQWPDVDTGYRFPEAAEQMAFIMDIIRHVRNIRAEANVPANKSVELIVRPDEAHAAVVKRHQSYIERLAKTDKLTIQQDVERPEKAMTAVVSGAELFLPLAGLIDVDKELERLHSELETLNREVERVEKKLANEGFVSKAPKHIVEAERQKGADYREKREKVLKRIAELSG; encoded by the coding sequence ATGTCTGGAAAACAGGCGGAACGAATCGAGCGTACAAATTTGCCGAAAACGTACGACCCGAAAGTGACAGAAGACAAATGGTACAGTTACTGGTTAGAAAACGGGTTGTTTAAAGCGAAGGGAAAGAGCGAGAAAGGAAAGTTTTCCATCGTCATTCCTCCGCCGAACGTGACCGGCATGCTGCACATCGGCCACGCTCTGGACTTTACGCTGCAGGACATCTTGATCCGCTTTAAGCGCATGCAGGGGTACGACACCCTGTGGCTGCCGGGAACAGACCATGCCGGCATCGCCACACAGGCAAAGGTCGAAGCGAAGTTAAAGGAAGAAGGCTTTTCCCGTCACGACCTCGGTCGGGAAAAGTTCCTGGAGAAAACGTGGGAGTGGAAAGATCATTACGCCCGGATTATACGTGATCAGTGGCGGAAAATGGGCTTGTCCCTCGACTACTCCCGGGAGCGGTTCACGATGGACGAAGGACTGTCAAAAGCGGTGCGGGAGGTTTTCGTCCGTCTGTACGAAAAAGGGTTCATTTACCGCGGCCAGTACATCATCAACTGGGACCCCGAGACGCGCACGGCACTGTCTGACATTGAAGTCGAATACAAGGAAGTGACCGGCGCCCTCTACCACATGAAATACCCGCTCAAAGACGGCAGCGGGCACATTACTGTCGCCACAACCCGTCCGGAAACGATGTTAGGCGATACGGGGGTCGCCGTCCACCCTGAAGACGAGCGGTATCGCGACCTCGTCGGCAAGACTGTCGTTCTTCCGGTCGTCGGCCGGGAAATCCCGATTGTCGCCGATGACTACGTCGACCCGTCATTCGGCAGCGGTGCAGTCAAAATTACCCCGGCCCACGACCCGAACGATTTTGAAATCGGGAAACGTCACGGCTTGCCCCAAGTGCTCGTCATGGACGAATCGGGAACGATGAATGAAAATGCCGGACCGTACAAGGGGATGGACCGCTTCCAGTGCCGCAAACAGATCGTATCTGATCTGCAGGAAGAAGGCGTGTTGTTCCGCATCGAAGAGCACGTCCACTCGGTCGGGCACAGTCAGCGCTCTGGTGCTGTCGTTGAGCCGTATTTGTCCACGCAGTGGTTTGTGAAAATGCAGCCGTTGGCTGAACTCGCAGTCAAAAAACAGAAAAGCGGAGAAGGGGTCCGCTTTGTACCAGAGCGCTTTGAGAAAATCTACTTGCACTGGATCGAAAATGTACGCGACTGGTGCATTTCCCGCCAGCTCTGGTGGGGGCACCGCATTCCGGCGTGGTATTGTGACTCGTGCGGGGAGACGACCGTCTCCCGGGAAGATGTCACCCGCTGCGCTCACTGCGGCAGCGAACAGATTCAACAGGACGAGGACGTATTGGACACGTGGTTCAGTTCGGCCTTGTGGCCGTTCTCGACGATGGGGTGGCCGGAGGAGACGTCAGACTTGAAGCGCTACTTTCCGACAGACGTGCTCGTCACCGGGTACGACATTATCTACTTTTGGGTGGCGCGTATGATTTTTACCTCACTGGAGTTTACAGGTGACATTCCGTTTCGCGATGTCCTCATTCACGGCCTCGTGCGCGACGCAGAAGGGCGCAAGATGTCCAAGTCCCTCGGAAACGGCGTGGACCCGCTGGACGTCATCGACCGTTACGGCGCAGACGCCATGCGCTACATGCTCTCCACGGGCATTACTCCCGGGCAAGACTTGCGTTTTCACTGGGAGCGGGTAGAGATGGCCCGCAACTTCGCGAACAAGATTTGGAATGCGTCCCGCTTCACCTTGATGAACATAGAAGGCTTTTCGGCAGACGACGTTGATTTGTCCGGTCCGCTCAGTACAGCAGACAAGTGGATGTTGCACCGCCTTACGGAGACGGCACGGGAAGTGACGCGCCAGCTCGACCGGTACGAATTCGGGGAAGCCGGGCGCACCCTTTACACGTTTATATGGGATGAGTTTTGCGACTGGTACATTGAATTGGCAAAGCTCCCGCTGTACGGGGATGACCGGGACGCGAAGCGCACGACCCAGTCTGTTTTGACGTATGTGTTAGATCGCACTTTGCGCCTGTTGCACCCGTTTATGCCGTTTATAACGGAAGAGATTTGGCAACACTTGCCAACTAAAGGGATCAGTATTTCCGTGTCACAGTGGCCGGATGTCGACACCGGCTACCGATTCCCTGAAGCGGCGGAACAGATGGCGTTCATCATGGACATCATTCGCCATGTACGCAACATACGCGCCGAGGCTAACGTTCCTGCCAACAAGTCGGTGGAGCTCATCGTTCGCCCGGACGAGGCGCACGCGGCCGTTGTAAAACGCCACCAGTCGTACATCGAGCGGTTGGCGAAAACGGACAAACTGACGATTCAACAAGATGTCGAACGGCCGGAAAAAGCCATGACGGCTGTCGTGTCCGGGGCGGAACTGTTTCTCCCCCTCGCGGGCTTGATCGATGTCGATAAAGAGCTGGAACGGCTGCACAGCGAACTTGAGACACTGAATCGGGAAGTTGAGCGCGTGGAGAAAAAACTCGCCAACGAGGGGTTTGTCTCGAAAGCGCCGAAACACATCGTTGAGGCGGAGCGGCAAAAAGGCGCCGACTACCGTGAGAAGCGGGAGAAAGTTCTAAAGCGCATTGCCGAACTGTCAGGGTAA
- a CDS encoding NAD(P)/FAD-dependent oxidoreductase, with product MYDVVIIGAGPAGLSAAIACREWNMDVLVIDEFPKPGGRLLGQLHQEPNGEWWNGIEEANTLLERTKSLNTDIRCGVSAYHIEKQDGGFAVHTSSGIFNAKTLLIATGAAEKPTPIPGWTLPGVMSIGAAQVMTNVHRVRVGQRGIVVGVNVLSAAIARELQLAGIELLGMVLPAINPVTSRHGHPKKVMEGLVRIAHLAPSPLIRLGSKWAKATWAQNLAVTLYPKGGVKLWGMPVHIRKAATEINGKTEVESVTICDISPDGERVPGSEKTVDVDFVCIAGGLYPLAELAAVIGCPFQYIEELGGHVPVHNEKMETPVAGMYVAGNITGIESAKVARAQGTVAGLSIVRRLLGNVADLGSKLDEAVQNVKDIRGQATIQFHPGIDEGRAKMNKAFLHYANRNADV from the coding sequence ATGTATGACGTCGTCATCATCGGAGCTGGCCCTGCCGGGCTGTCGGCCGCCATTGCGTGCCGCGAATGGAACATGGACGTTCTCGTGATCGATGAATTTCCTAAACCGGGCGGAAGGCTCCTCGGTCAACTTCACCAGGAGCCGAATGGCGAGTGGTGGAACGGAATCGAAGAGGCGAACACTCTCCTGGAAAGGACGAAATCCCTCAACACCGACATCCGGTGCGGTGTTTCAGCCTATCACATAGAGAAGCAAGACGGTGGTTTTGCGGTCCATACGTCTAGCGGCATTTTCAATGCGAAAACCCTTCTCATTGCGACAGGTGCAGCAGAAAAACCGACTCCAATCCCGGGCTGGACACTTCCGGGGGTCATGTCGATCGGTGCGGCGCAGGTGATGACGAACGTCCACCGTGTTCGTGTGGGACAAAGGGGGATCGTCGTCGGAGTCAACGTTTTGTCGGCGGCCATCGCACGTGAGCTGCAACTGGCCGGAATCGAACTCCTCGGCATGGTGCTTCCTGCTATAAATCCTGTGACATCCCGTCATGGCCATCCCAAAAAAGTCATGGAAGGCTTAGTACGCATCGCGCACTTGGCGCCTTCTCCCTTGATACGTTTGGGCAGCAAATGGGCAAAAGCGACTTGGGCGCAGAACTTGGCTGTCACACTGTATCCTAAGGGCGGAGTGAAATTGTGGGGAATGCCGGTCCACATTCGAAAAGCTGCCACTGAAATAAACGGCAAAACAGAAGTAGAATCGGTGACGATATGCGACATTTCCCCTGATGGAGAACGTGTGCCGGGAAGCGAGAAAACCGTCGACGTTGATTTTGTCTGTATTGCTGGCGGGCTTTACCCTCTCGCAGAGCTGGCAGCCGTCATCGGGTGTCCATTCCAGTACATCGAAGAACTCGGCGGCCACGTCCCCGTGCACAACGAAAAAATGGAGACGCCGGTAGCGGGGATGTATGTGGCAGGAAACATTACAGGGATCGAAAGTGCAAAAGTGGCCAGGGCACAGGGCACTGTGGCAGGTCTTTCCATCGTCAGGCGACTGTTGGGAAATGTTGCGGACTTAGGTTCTAAATTGGATGAAGCTGTACAAAATGTAAAAGACATTCGCGGACAAGCCACGATCCAATTCCATCCCGGGATTGATGAAGGGCGTGCCAAAATGAATAAAGCATTTCTACATTATGCAAACCGTAACGCAGATGTTTAA
- a CDS encoding (2Fe-2S)-binding protein: protein MSKNRIVNHPILGKLKERRVVTFTFDGKTYEGYEGETIAAALLANGVRTLRVHEESGTPRGIYCNIGHCFECRVRVNQSNGVRACLTELEDGMVIESGKRQPAPLISTKKTGDLPRTYAEFKKEYGDEGDPHV from the coding sequence ATGAGTAAGAATCGAATTGTAAACCACCCTATCCTGGGAAAACTGAAAGAAAGAAGAGTCGTCACTTTTACGTTTGACGGAAAGACGTATGAAGGTTATGAAGGGGAGACGATAGCTGCGGCTCTGTTGGCAAACGGTGTCCGGACGTTGCGGGTGCATGAGGAAAGTGGGACTCCGCGCGGTATTTATTGCAATATCGGGCACTGTTTTGAGTGCCGTGTGCGAGTCAATCAGTCGAACGGCGTACGTGCATGCCTAACGGAACTGGAGGACGGCATGGTCATCGAAAGCGGGAAGAGACAACCGGCGCCCTTGATATCAACGAAAAAAACAGGTGACTTGCCCCGAACTTACGCCGAATTCAAGAAAGAATACGGGGATGAGGGGGATCCGCATGTATGA
- a CDS encoding phosphotransferase, giving the protein MGSGPQPGQVLDQALRMYAWHLRKVTKVRGAFRVQTEADTFALKPVRVKRQRLSFLQKVNTHLDDHNYTHVLPWLKAKNGERYYADETVAFYATPWFGAEWTPNASLSEKRIIQSLADLHRLTENAGFGTGGAEPQFKETVRRWNDQKEQVEHYAEKARKRTYPSPFDTAFLNHVDELVHAASFALNGLKRLSEYDARKPFRRVFCHRRIHRHNLLVLGDDWKWIDFDHGGWDVPMKDLALFFQRFPPKGETPPEILESWLKAYEATLPLSPREKQWFCIFIAYPDRVIKWLNRYYGHDGSVNELFYVQELEQEIRCFQQLKQFAKHVWPKKREKRQKVSTP; this is encoded by the coding sequence GTGGGTAGCGGTCCGCAGCCAGGTCAAGTGTTAGACCAGGCGCTCCGGATGTACGCATGGCATCTCCGGAAAGTCACAAAAGTACGTGGTGCGTTTCGAGTTCAGACTGAGGCGGACACATTTGCCCTGAAACCGGTCCGCGTGAAACGGCAGCGCTTATCCTTTTTGCAGAAGGTGAACACACACTTAGACGACCACAATTACACCCATGTTCTGCCGTGGCTGAAGGCGAAGAACGGTGAACGCTATTATGCCGACGAAACGGTGGCGTTCTATGCCACCCCGTGGTTCGGCGCAGAGTGGACGCCCAATGCTTCTCTCTCCGAAAAACGCATAATACAGTCGTTGGCCGATTTGCACCGGTTGACGGAAAACGCCGGCTTTGGAACAGGTGGTGCGGAACCCCAGTTTAAAGAAACCGTTAGACGATGGAACGATCAAAAAGAGCAGGTGGAGCATTATGCGGAGAAAGCGAGAAAGCGTACGTACCCTTCGCCGTTTGACACTGCTTTCTTGAATCACGTCGACGAGCTGGTGCACGCCGCATCGTTTGCCCTAAACGGATTAAAGAGATTGTCAGAATATGATGCGCGAAAACCGTTTCGCCGCGTGTTTTGTCACCGGCGCATCCACCGCCACAATCTGTTGGTCCTCGGGGACGACTGGAAGTGGATTGACTTTGATCACGGCGGATGGGACGTTCCCATGAAGGATTTGGCCCTTTTCTTTCAACGCTTTCCGCCAAAGGGCGAAACTCCGCCAGAGATCCTCGAGAGCTGGTTAAAGGCTTATGAGGCGACGCTTCCACTCAGCCCGCGCGAGAAGCAATGGTTCTGTATCTTTATCGCGTATCCGGACCGGGTCATCAAATGGCTGAACCGCTATTACGGTCACGACGGTTCTGTCAACGAGCTGTTTTACGTCCAAGAGCTGGAGCAGGAAATTCGCTGTTTTCAGCAGCTCAAACAGTTCGCGAAGCATGTTTGGCCGAAAAAACGGGAGAAAAGACAAAAGGTGTCCACGCCGTAA
- a CDS encoding helix-turn-helix domain-containing protein: protein MMMFSGTRIRELRKRKKMSLTELAQKSGLSAATISQIERDNVDPTLTTLYKICKALDITLVSLISNNGTPERVVRRNDRKTMFLPNSKVKYQLLTPGVKDNLEMLLIELEPKQEDRQVITHTGEECGFVLRGKMVVVLDDEEYELEEGDSIYFDSSIPHRFINRGEEKCVSIWAMTPPTF from the coding sequence ATGATGATGTTTAGCGGTACGAGAATTCGCGAACTGCGGAAGAGAAAAAAAATGTCGTTAACGGAGTTAGCGCAGAAGTCAGGGTTAAGTGCGGCGACAATCAGTCAGATTGAACGCGACAACGTCGATCCGACGCTGACCACGCTGTACAAAATCTGTAAGGCACTGGACATTACCCTTGTTTCCTTGATTTCTAATAACGGGACGCCTGAGAGAGTGGTAAGAAGAAATGACAGAAAAACGATGTTTCTGCCTAATTCTAAAGTAAAATACCAGCTGTTGACGCCGGGTGTGAAGGACAACCTGGAAATGCTCTTGATTGAACTCGAACCGAAACAGGAAGACCGTCAAGTGATCACACACACGGGAGAGGAGTGCGGGTTTGTCCTGCGGGGAAAGATGGTCGTCGTGTTAGACGATGAAGAATACGAACTGGAGGAAGGAGACAGTATTTATTTTGACAGTTCCATTCCCCACCGATTTATAAATCGCGGAGAAGAGAAGTGCGTGTCTATTTGGGCGATGACACCGCCTACCTTTTAA
- a CDS encoding (2Fe-2S)-binding protein, producing the protein MDKLMICRCEEVTLADIQTAASQYKCSAREIKLRTRAGMGYCGGRTCRSAVDAILEEVTGEKPGHDIPLKVQPPVRPVSLSVLRSRSSDE; encoded by the coding sequence ATGGATAAACTGATGATTTGTCGATGTGAAGAAGTGACTCTTGCGGACATTCAAACAGCCGCCAGTCAGTACAAATGTTCAGCCCGGGAAATCAAACTGCGGACGAGGGCCGGAATGGGGTACTGCGGCGGACGGACTTGTCGATCGGCCGTTGACGCCATTCTGGAAGAAGTGACGGGAGAAAAGCCGGGGCACGATATTCCGCTGAAAGTGCAGCCTCCCGTGAGACCAGTCTCTCTATCCGTTTTGAGGAGTAGGTCGAGCGATGAGTAA
- the cyoE gene encoding heme o synthase → MTEPLHWRDFITVTKTGIVKSNVLSAAAAFWLAVQTVGRSGTDFSGLSGFLLFLYTCVGTALIIASGCVLNNYLDRDLDKKMERTKHRPSVQRFDSRLLLGYGIVLGIAGTLLLVTLVNLITAVLGLLGIFFYVIVYTLWMKRTTSLNTVVGGLSGAIPPMMGWCAVTGGLDAGAGLLFVIMFLWQPPHFLALAMLRSEEYRVAGFKMLTSESGAKETKWQMLLWTTALVPASLLLYLLPSLGDLYLTVMTILGGFYVAYALQGVYGNAPNEKQWAGKMFGYSLIYLVVMYAVIFVDAAL, encoded by the coding sequence GTGACAGAACCGTTGCACTGGCGCGACTTCATCACTGTCACAAAAACAGGTATCGTGAAATCGAATGTGCTCAGTGCAGCGGCCGCCTTTTGGTTGGCGGTACAGACAGTCGGCAGATCTGGAACCGACTTCTCAGGGCTATCCGGGTTTTTACTTTTTTTGTACACGTGTGTCGGAACAGCGCTCATCATAGCTTCGGGGTGTGTATTAAACAATTATTTAGACCGCGACTTGGACAAAAAGATGGAACGGACAAAACATCGTCCGTCGGTTCAACGCTTTGATTCCAGATTGTTGCTCGGTTACGGGATTGTGCTCGGGATTGCCGGTACACTGCTGTTGGTGACACTCGTCAATTTAATAACGGCTGTTTTAGGTCTCTTGGGCATCTTTTTCTACGTCATCGTCTACACCTTGTGGATGAAGCGGACGACCTCACTCAACACGGTTGTCGGCGGGCTATCTGGCGCCATTCCGCCGATGATGGGTTGGTGCGCGGTGACAGGCGGCTTGGATGCAGGCGCGGGCCTCCTGTTCGTCATCATGTTTTTGTGGCAACCGCCTCACTTTTTGGCATTGGCCATGCTTCGCTCGGAGGAGTACCGCGTTGCCGGCTTTAAGATGCTTACGTCCGAAAGCGGTGCGAAGGAAACTAAGTGGCAAATGTTGCTTTGGACGACGGCACTAGTTCCCGCCTCCCTACTCCTCTACTTACTGCCGTCCCTCGGTGACCTCTACTTAACCGTGATGACGATTTTGGGCGGCTTTTACGTCGCGTACGCGTTGCAAGGTGTGTACGGCAACGCCCCAAACGAGAAACAGTGGGCAGGCAAGATGTTTGGCTATTCACTCATTTACTTGGTCGTCATGTACGCGGTCATATTTGTTGACGCTGCTCTTTAG
- a CDS encoding bifunctional folylpolyglutamate synthase/dihydrofolate synthase, producing MENPSVQAALAWLKRFDRFHIRPGLERMEAMLEALGHPERGLSFLHIAGTNGKGSTGAFLAGMLRELGFSVGVFSSPAIMHELDRIQYNGSRIGDAEFVACAERLKRAVSARQDRPTEFEVITALALVYFERVRPDWVIWEAGLGGRWDATNVVEPHVAVVTNVGHDHLDVLGNTLSTIAAEKAGIVKAGHPVVTGAEGVAESVVKKRAGQLDCPYYQLDSCVRTVAHVKREEGSSFTYTGLERTLHDLTITLPGEHQIRNAALALLVLEVLSRQGCVTLDDTAIRRGLRRTKWPGRMELISKHPRILLDAAHNPEAAARLKEALPAYFTYRRLCVIAGIFADKDVMSVLKPFGELADCFILTSGDHPRYMPADALANVLANECSCTVKAVPTAEEAVQEAVKMCGTDDLILVAGSHDLMSTVRKYIVSDLKAKVGDDGR from the coding sequence ATGGAGAATCCATCAGTCCAAGCAGCTCTCGCCTGGTTAAAACGATTCGACCGGTTCCACATCCGCCCCGGCCTCGAACGGATGGAAGCGATGCTGGAAGCTCTCGGGCATCCAGAACGTGGGCTCTCTTTTCTGCACATTGCAGGAACGAATGGAAAAGGGTCCACCGGCGCTTTTTTGGCAGGAATGCTGCGGGAACTCGGGTTTTCCGTCGGCGTTTTTTCCTCGCCGGCCATTATGCATGAACTCGACCGCATTCAGTATAATGGAAGTAGGATCGGAGACGCGGAATTCGTCGCTTGCGCTGAACGACTGAAAAGAGCAGTCAGTGCACGACAAGACAGACCGACTGAATTTGAAGTCATCACCGCGTTAGCCCTCGTTTACTTTGAAAGGGTTCGTCCCGATTGGGTCATTTGGGAGGCTGGTTTAGGTGGGAGGTGGGACGCGACGAATGTCGTCGAACCCCACGTCGCCGTTGTGACGAATGTCGGGCATGACCATCTGGATGTGTTAGGAAACACCCTTTCAACAATCGCAGCAGAAAAAGCCGGGATTGTTAAAGCCGGTCACCCCGTCGTCACGGGGGCAGAAGGAGTGGCCGAGTCAGTTGTTAAAAAGCGCGCTGGACAACTGGATTGCCCGTATTACCAACTGGATTCCTGCGTTCGTACGGTCGCTCATGTCAAAAGAGAAGAAGGCTCTTCTTTTACCTATACGGGCTTGGAACGTACGCTGCACGATCTCACCATCACCCTCCCGGGAGAGCACCAAATCCGAAATGCGGCGTTGGCCCTTTTGGTGTTGGAAGTGTTGTCCCGACAGGGGTGCGTGACGTTAGATGACACCGCCATAAGACGTGGACTTCGCCGCACGAAATGGCCTGGAAGAATGGAATTAATTTCAAAGCATCCCCGCATTTTGCTCGATGCTGCTCACAATCCCGAGGCAGCGGCACGGCTCAAAGAGGCGTTGCCAGCGTATTTTACGTACCGCCGGTTGTGTGTGATTGCTGGGATTTTTGCGGATAAAGACGTGATGTCCGTTTTGAAGCCTTTTGGAGAACTGGCAGACTGCTTCATTTTAACGTCCGGCGACCATCCCCGCTACATGCCGGCTGATGCGTTGGCGAACGTGCTGGCGAACGAGTGCAGTTGTACCGTCAAGGCCGTGCCGACAGCGGAAGAAGCCGTACAAGAGGCGGTGAAGATGTGTGGAACGGATGATTTAATACTAGTGGCGGGGAGCCACGATTTGATGAGCACCGTGAGAAAGTACATCGTGTCGGATTTGAAAGCAAAGGTTGGTGATGATGGACGGTGA
- a CDS encoding LysM peptidoglycan-binding domain-containing protein codes for MTGDEQSQLRFDISEKIAFQKGQPGIDTLLSLDLTPEVRIEDLGANVKIEGVIRLSGTYLGESERSEPSADVRDWDEQLEAEEIEYIIPLEITLPSERIGQLEDITAEIQSFDYDVLSSHELGIEAVLVIDGLQLGSSAGHTIASFGKEEEESETASEGGAHDKDGEARDAKDVPEAPFGLRPQPLEQHGHASGEDVAPKEQSDGVENDDLREQEGKAEEAADGDSAGSASEPVVERKEDREQLTDKRGDTEGEVPHHETKIHFRKKEEEDHTPDAVPLNELLHESPDALSRDVGNMSGGEGAQETKGTAETVEESGEATAAEETGDLPGEQTDDEKKYVGIEWMKEKLGGGEDRFHRLKIVIVQKDDTLEAIADRYNLSSVELLQVNKLQTGQLEEGQMIYIPVHD; via the coding sequence TTGACGGGCGACGAGCAATCCCAATTGCGGTTTGATATTTCTGAGAAAATAGCTTTTCAGAAGGGGCAACCGGGGATCGACACATTGCTGTCCCTGGATTTGACCCCGGAAGTTCGGATCGAAGACCTCGGAGCCAACGTGAAAATTGAAGGCGTCATCCGGTTGAGTGGAACGTATCTCGGCGAGTCTGAACGGTCTGAACCGTCAGCAGATGTGAGGGACTGGGACGAACAACTGGAAGCAGAAGAAATTGAGTATATTATCCCGCTGGAAATTACGCTGCCGTCAGAACGCATTGGGCAGCTTGAAGACATTACGGCCGAGATTCAGTCGTTTGACTACGACGTGTTGTCCTCACACGAATTAGGAATTGAAGCGGTTTTAGTCATTGACGGATTACAACTCGGAAGCAGCGCGGGACATACGATTGCCAGTTTCGGTAAAGAAGAGGAAGAGTCAGAAACCGCGTCCGAGGGAGGGGCCCATGACAAAGACGGTGAAGCCCGAGACGCAAAAGACGTGCCAGAAGCCCCTTTCGGACTGAGACCCCAGCCCCTTGAGCAGCACGGTCATGCATCAGGTGAAGATGTTGCACCAAAGGAGCAAAGTGACGGTGTAGAAAACGACGACCTCCGCGAACAGGAGGGTAAAGCCGAGGAAGCAGCCGATGGGGACAGTGCAGGGTCCGCATCTGAACCAGTCGTTGAAAGGAAAGAAGACCGTGAGCAGTTGACGGACAAAAGGGGCGACACTGAAGGAGAGGTGCCGCACCACGAAACTAAAATCCATTTTCGCAAAAAAGAAGAAGAAGACCATACACCTGATGCCGTTCCGCTCAACGAGTTGTTGCACGAATCACCCGACGCCCTTTCCCGGGATGTTGGAAATATGTCCGGAGGGGAAGGTGCACAAGAAACCAAAGGGACTGCCGAGACTGTCGAGGAATCGGGTGAAGCGACCGCTGCGGAGGAAACAGGTGACCTTCCTGGAGAACAAACAGACGATGAGAAGAAGTACGTCGGCATCGAGTGGATGAAGGAGAAGTTGGGCGGAGGAGAAGACCGCTTCCACCGCCTCAAAATTGTAATCGTACAAAAAGATGATACGTTGGAAGCTATTGCAGACCGCTACAATCTGTCGTCAGTAGAGCTCTTGCAAGTGAACAAATTGCAGACCGGGCAACTTGAAGAAGGGCAAATGATTTACATTCCCGTGCACGACTGA
- a CDS encoding NAD(P)/FAD-dependent oxidoreductase: MTRERQAEVAVIGGGIIGCAIAYYVSKSGMDCMLIEKHDVASGTSSHCDGNVTIVDKDPGFDSQMSLVSQNLMVDLAKELDMPFEYRALGSILVCENDAEMEAAEEWVDIQKKAGLKFNLLDRSDIRQESPYFADDIPGGLECETDSLINPYLFCYALIDKATQYGLKVHTFAEVTSISKKEDFWIETTKGPFTAKKVVNAAGVWAPFIGKMLDVEIPIVPRKGHIMVGARQKPVMMRNVMEFGYLMNKFQRERIADPETLEHGVALVLEPTENQNFLLGSSRQFVGFDGSVDMRVVKTMAKRALRFFPKMDDFNIIRTYTGFRPWTKDHLPIVSAVEKVPGFYIAAGHEGDGISLAVVTGKIIEALIGEQDTVIPVDRLRYDRFYETARA, translated from the coding sequence ATGACACGGGAAAGGCAGGCGGAAGTGGCCGTAATCGGAGGTGGCATCATCGGATGCGCCATTGCTTACTATGTTTCAAAATCCGGTATGGATTGCATGTTAATCGAAAAACACGATGTTGCCAGCGGAACATCCTCCCACTGTGACGGGAACGTGACGATCGTAGACAAAGATCCGGGATTTGACAGCCAAATGTCCTTAGTCAGCCAAAATCTAATGGTGGATCTGGCTAAAGAGCTTGACATGCCATTTGAATACCGTGCACTCGGCAGCATACTTGTGTGTGAAAATGACGCCGAAATGGAGGCTGCAGAGGAATGGGTCGACATCCAGAAAAAAGCCGGGTTGAAATTTAACCTGCTCGATCGCTCAGACATCCGTCAAGAATCGCCGTACTTTGCCGACGACATTCCGGGCGGATTGGAATGTGAGACGGACTCGCTGATCAATCCCTATTTGTTTTGCTACGCTTTGATTGACAAAGCCACACAATACGGCTTGAAAGTGCACACGTTTGCAGAAGTGACGTCCATATCCAAGAAAGAAGACTTTTGGATCGAAACGACAAAAGGCCCTTTTACGGCAAAGAAGGTCGTCAACGCGGCCGGGGTTTGGGCTCCGTTCATCGGCAAAATGCTCGATGTGGAGATTCCCATCGTGCCGCGGAAGGGACACATCATGGTCGGTGCGAGACAAAAGCCGGTCATGATGCGAAACGTGATGGAATTTGGCTACTTGATGAATAAATTTCAGCGCGAACGTATCGCCGATCCCGAAACGCTGGAACACGGAGTGGCCCTGGTGCTGGAACCGACGGAGAACCAGAACTTTTTGCTAGGGAGCAGTCGGCAATTTGTCGGTTTTGATGGAAGTGTAGACATGCGTGTTGTGAAGACAATGGCAAAAAGGGCTTTGCGGTTTTTCCCCAAAATGGACGATTTCAACATCATCCGGACGTATACCGGCTTCAGGCCGTGGACGAAAGACCATTTGCCCATCGTATCGGCCGTCGAAAAAGTGCCCGGATTTTACATTGCAGCGGGACATGAGGGTGACGGCATCAGTTTAGCTGTCGTGACTGGAAAGATAATCGAAGCATTAATTGGTGAACAGGATACGGTGATTCCCGTCGACCGGTTGAGGTACGATCGTTTTTATGAGACGGCACGGGCATAA